From the Spiroplasma chrysopicola DF-1 genome, one window contains:
- the rlmN gene encoding 23S rRNA (adenine(2503)-C(2))-methyltransferase RlmN, which yields MQSFFDFTKEKLQISLVENGFKRYLADQLFDWVYVKNILSFDEMTNISKGDREKLKEFYTLSELEIVIEQESKDGTVKFLFVLKDGLKIETVLMRQNYGNSVCVTTQVGCNMACTFCASGLLKKTRNLSTGEIVAQVMMVNRYLQKAEERVSHIVVMGIGEPFDNFENVIDFVKVINDPKGYQIGARHITISTCGLVPKIKQFADLNLQVNLAISLHAPNNTIRNQLMPINKVYPLEKLRDAINYYLEKTNRRITFEYILINNVNDSRENAVELAKLIRGINAYVNLIPYNAVTENDYQRSTRIEEFFTTLQNNRINCIVRREFGHDIDAACGQLRAKNEGVLKK from the coding sequence ATGCAATCATTCTTTGATTTTACAAAAGAAAAGTTACAAATTAGTTTAGTGGAAAACGGTTTTAAGCGATATTTAGCTGATCAGTTATTTGACTGAGTTTATGTTAAAAACATTTTATCATTTGATGAGATGACAAACATTTCGAAAGGGGACCGTGAAAAATTAAAAGAATTTTATACCTTATCAGAATTAGAAATTGTTATTGAACAAGAATCAAAAGATGGAACGGTTAAATTTTTATTTGTATTAAAAGATGGTTTAAAAATTGAAACAGTTTTAATGCGCCAAAATTATGGTAATTCAGTTTGTGTAACAACCCAAGTTGGTTGTAATATGGCATGTACTTTTTGTGCATCAGGATTATTAAAAAAAACCCGTAATTTATCAACGGGAGAAATTGTGGCTCAAGTTATGATGGTTAATCGTTATTTACAGAAAGCCGAAGAACGTGTAAGCCACATTGTTGTGATGGGAATTGGTGAACCATTTGATAATTTTGAAAATGTGATTGACTTTGTAAAAGTAATTAATGATCCAAAAGGGTACCAAATTGGGGCTCGTCACATTACGATTTCAACTTGTGGGTTGGTACCAAAAATTAAGCAATTTGCGGATTTAAACTTACAAGTAAACTTAGCAATTTCATTACATGCTCCAAATAATACCATCCGTAATCAATTAATGCCAATTAATAAAGTATATCCATTGGAAAAATTAAGGGATGCAATTAATTACTATTTAGAAAAGACAAACCGTCGAATCACTTTTGAATATATTTTAATTAATAATGTTAATGATAGTCGGGAAAATGCTGTTGAATTAGCAAAATTAATTCGTGGAATAAATGCTTATGTTAATTTAATCCCATATAATGCTGTTACAGAAAATGATTATCAACGTAGTACAAGAATTGAAGAGTTCTTTACAACATTACAAAATAACCGCATTAATTGTATTGTTCGTCGTGAGTTTGGTCATGATATTGATGCTGCCTGTGGGCAATTACGTGCAAAAAATGAAGGAGTATTAAAAAAATAA
- a CDS encoding PTS transporter subunit EIIC produces the protein MKNTTGAIKKAKPFISRRWWKSSNQKTMATLSKLSKAFLLPIALLPIAGIFLGVGATITSKVDANTGIWFFGNFLNKMGDIAFGNLPVLFCISVAMAYTEDAGVAALTSVVGFLVFNAIQMSLLSGAFSHIQYTVDINGIANPITGLTVNGDSLANPVLMDANALLEWMKHSPIYSELVKGDNVEIVIKGSSVINDSYNLLFYTGDVWAVKGTLLTSNLGVNSLNTGVFAGIFVGAIAAFAYNRFHKTQLPSAISFFSGTKLVPIITFIAVIPLAFIFMMLWPLIGTGLAWFGNNSGKLPGGLDSLIFEVFERSLVPFGLHHVFYSPLWWTQAGGSMPDLIQNVLTNPLQYIDFLKDLQNAGFIDSNIDLSSITDPGLVQPYIAAWVSKLNAETISAVGDQTIMYKVLADDNITFTMVQHMGLNLGRFQSGKFPFMMFGLPAAAVAMWYSVPKQNRKQVMGIYFSAAFTCFLTGITEPIEFTFLFVAPWLFYGVHMPLCAISFMLMGLLHVHTTMTVSGGTIDFIVFGVVPFIGNKGTNFYWILVVGAAYAPIYFFAFFFAIKYGKIKLPGRDEGDMKLYSKADFKAKGVQTPNNDDLTTVRASADEQKREKARKIIEFLGGPDNIKAVDSCASRLRVTVSDNSLVNADGIKSLGGCNGVLIRGESVQCVYGGEQEVLKPYMRELLQEMRVNNPNLKTK, from the coding sequence ATGAAAAATACAACTGGCGCTATTAAAAAAGCGAAGCCTTTTATTTCACGCAGGTGATGAAAAAGTTCAAACCAAAAAACAATGGCAACATTGAGTAAATTAAGTAAAGCTTTTTTATTACCAATTGCCTTGTTACCAATTGCCGGAATTTTTCTTGGCGTTGGCGCGACAATTACTTCAAAAGTTGATGCAAATACTGGAATCTGATTTTTTGGTAATTTCCTAAACAAAATGGGTGATATCGCCTTTGGGAATTTACCAGTATTATTCTGTATTTCCGTGGCGATGGCTTATACCGAAGATGCTGGGGTTGCGGCCTTGACATCAGTGGTTGGATTCTTAGTTTTTAATGCCATTCAAATGTCACTATTAAGTGGAGCATTTTCTCATATTCAATACACTGTTGATATTAATGGCATTGCTAACCCAATTACAGGGCTAACAGTTAATGGTGATTCATTAGCCAATCCTGTTTTAATGGATGCAAATGCCTTATTGGAATGGATGAAACATAGTCCAATTTATTCAGAATTAGTTAAAGGTGATAATGTTGAAATTGTCATTAAAGGATCATCAGTAATTAATGATTCATATAATCTATTATTTTATACTGGTGATGTTTGAGCTGTTAAAGGAACACTATTGACAAGTAATTTAGGGGTTAATTCACTAAATACTGGAGTCTTTGCTGGAATTTTTGTTGGGGCGATTGCTGCTTTTGCATATAATCGTTTTCACAAAACACAACTTCCATCCGCAATTAGTTTCTTTAGTGGAACTAAATTAGTACCAATTATTACTTTTATTGCTGTAATCCCATTGGCATTCATTTTTATGATGTTATGACCATTAATTGGAACCGGATTAGCATGATTTGGAAATAACTCAGGAAAATTACCAGGAGGATTAGATTCATTAATTTTTGAAGTTTTTGAACGATCACTAGTTCCTTTTGGTCTTCACCATGTGTTTTACTCACCATTATGATGAACACAAGCGGGGGGGTCAATGCCTGACTTAATTCAAAATGTTTTAACTAATCCATTACAATACATTGATTTCTTAAAAGACTTACAAAATGCTGGGTTTATTGATTCAAACATAGATTTATCATCAATTACTGACCCAGGGTTAGTACAACCTTATATTGCGGCTTGAGTATCAAAATTAAATGCCGAAACAATTTCAGCTGTTGGGGACCAAACAATTATGTATAAAGTCCTAGCTGATGATAATATTACTTTCACAATGGTTCAACATATGGGATTAAACTTAGGTCGTTTCCAATCAGGAAAATTCCCGTTCATGATGTTTGGCTTACCAGCTGCCGCCGTGGCAATGTGATATAGTGTGCCAAAACAAAATCGTAAACAAGTAATGGGGATTTACTTCTCAGCAGCCTTTACATGTTTCTTGACAGGAATTACTGAACCAATTGAATTTACTTTCTTATTTGTTGCCCCTTGATTATTCTATGGGGTTCATATGCCATTATGTGCCATTTCATTTATGTTAATGGGCTTACTACATGTTCATACAACAATGACAGTATCAGGAGGAACAATTGACTTTATTGTTTTTGGAGTAGTACCGTTTATTGGAAATAAAGGAACTAATTTCTATTGAATCCTTGTTGTCGGAGCAGCTTATGCCCCAATTTACTTCTTTGCCTTCTTCTTTGCGATTAAATATGGAAAAATTAAATTGCCAGGTCGTGATGAAGGAGATATGAAATTATATTCAAAAGCTGATTTTAAAGCAAAAGGAGTGCAAACTCCTAACAATGATGATTTAACAACCGTTCGTGCTAGTGCTGATGAACAGAAGCGAGAAAAAGCTCGTAAAATTATTGAATTCTTAGGAGGACCGGATAACATTAAAGCGGTTGACTCATGTGCTTCACGGCTAAGAGTTACAGTTAGTGATAACAGCCTTGTTAATGCTGATGGTATTAAATCCTTAGGAGGATGTAATGGTGTCTTAATTCGGGGCGAATCAGTTCAATGTGTTTATGGGGGAGAGCAAGAAGTTCTAAAACCATATATGCGTGAATTACTACAAGAAATGCGGGTTAATAATCCAAATTTAAAAACAAAATAA
- a CDS encoding IS3 family transposase, which yields MGTKWFTKNEKLNILKYYKENGWAKTIKKFEISTPTLSRWKKAVKISGEKALEPGNGLQSKGIRRPGRPKNLNFELMTKKELIEYIEMIQDVKKSLPKSKKKKFQTIWSLKKKYKIKYLCKILNVSRAGYYKWFNAGMKLFNKWNNTIAKIVKTLFLTFKKIYGYNMLTLIINKLYNWNLKPHIVYRYMKNMNLKSIIRIKKFNYKLSSGNKRHENIMNQDFSTTDINQKIGTDITYLLTSDKTYFLSIVKDFHTNEILDYQISNNLEKEFVFKNIINSWVKAGKPSTWVLQSDQGFHYTNSDYEKLCNYLGITISMSRRGNSYDNAHTESWFGTMKTEFLYHIKRKKRTAKWIIENLPKYIYFYNNFRPQAKLKGMSPVQYRKSSLQVTF from the coding sequence ATGGGAACAAAATGATTTACAAAAAACGAAAAACTTAATATTTTAAAATATTACAAAGAAAATGGTTGAGCAAAAACAATTAAAAAATTTGAAATTTCAACACCAACTTTATCTCGTTGAAAAAAGGCAGTTAAAATTAGTGGAGAAAAAGCGTTAGAACCAGGAAATGGTCTACAATCTAAAGGAATTCGTCGACCAGGGCGTCCAAAAAATCTTAATTTTGAATTAATGACAAAAAAAGAATTAATTGAGTATATTGAAATGATTCAAGATGTAAAAAAGTCCTTGCCCAAATCGAAAAAGAAGAAATTTCAAACGATTTGGTCCTTAAAGAAAAAATACAAGATTAAATATTTATGCAAAATTTTAAATGTTTCTAGAGCTGGTTATTATAAATGATTTAATGCTGGAATGAAACTTTTTAATAAATGGAATAATACAATTGCAAAAATAGTTAAAACGTTATTTCTAACTTTTAAGAAAATTTATGGATATAATATGTTAACACTAATTATTAATAAACTATATAATTGAAATTTAAAACCTCATATTGTCTATAGATATATGAAAAATATGAATTTAAAATCAATTATTAGAATAAAAAAATTTAATTATAAATTATCTTCTGGTAACAAAAGACATGAAAATATCATGAATCAAGATTTTTCAACCACAGATATTAATCAAAAAATAGGAACAGACATAACATATTTATTAACAAGCGACAAAACCTATTTTTTATCAATAGTAAAAGACTTTCATACTAATGAAATTTTGGACTACCAAATCAGTAATAATTTAGAAAAAGAATTTGTCTTTAAAAACATAATTAATTCTTGAGTAAAAGCTGGAAAGCCATCAACTTGAGTTCTACAATCAGATCAAGGTTTTCATTATACAAATTCTGATTATGAAAAATTATGCAATTATCTTGGAATTACGATTTCAATGTCCAGACGTGGAAACTCTTATGATAATGCCCATACAGAATCATGATTTGGTACTATGAAAACTGAATTTTTATATCATATAAAAAGAAAAAAACGAACAGCCAAATGAATTATTGAAAATCTACCTAAATATATCTATTTTTACAATAATTTTAGACCACAAGCCAAATTAAAAGGAATGAGTCCTGTTCAATACAGAAAATCATCCCTTCAAGTAACTTTTTAA
- a CDS encoding MurR/RpiR family transcriptional regulator gives MANRLLNFKVDNLTDAELSVVNKIIENPEFFISRTITELAKEYYVSESTITRLAKHLGFQNIKKLQMHIYNRAHFLNQNYETNDSLNLKSIANNMRVYYSYSIHETVDNIDLNALDGLINDLIIKKRIFIFGIGSSYLACRVLNSNLNLIGYTSFSTEDIHALMVMIQNITPDDLLIIFSRSGRTKEVQNVIALAEKLNLVMAIITSNRDLKQLYSFKHFISFEIHSEDKQRFPAVSSKIVQMLVADIIFNSILKINPRLNDKIIAANDLTEQWNNIDKK, from the coding sequence ATGGCAAATAGATTACTAAATTTTAAGGTGGATAATTTAACTGATGCAGAATTATCTGTTGTTAACAAGATTATTGAAAATCCGGAGTTTTTTATCAGTAGAACAATTACAGAACTAGCAAAAGAATATTATGTTTCGGAATCAACAATTACTCGGCTAGCAAAACACCTTGGTTTTCAAAATATTAAAAAGTTACAAATGCATATTTATAATCGTGCCCATTTTTTAAACCAAAATTATGAAACAAATGATAGTTTAAATTTAAAAAGTATTGCAAACAATATGAGGGTTTATTATTCTTATAGTATTCATGAAACAGTTGATAACATTGATTTAAATGCTTTAGATGGTTTAATTAATGACTTGATTATTAAAAAACGAATTTTTATCTTTGGAATTGGTAGCAGTTATTTAGCGTGTCGCGTATTAAATAGTAATTTAAATTTAATTGGTTACACTAGTTTTAGTACCGAGGATATTCATGCCTTAATGGTTATGATTCAAAATATTACCCCCGATGATTTATTAATTATTTTCTCCCGTTCAGGGCGAACAAAAGAAGTACAAAATGTTATTGCCCTAGCGGAAAAATTAAATCTAGTAATGGCAATCATTACATCTAATCGAGACTTAAAACAACTATATTCATTTAAACATTTTATTTCTTTTGAAATTCACAGTGAAGACAAACAACGTTTTCCGGCGGTATCATCCAAAATAGTCCAAATGTTAGTTGCAGATATTATTTTTAACAGTATTTTAAAAATTAATCCGCGCTTAAATGATAAAATTATTGCGGCTAATGATCTAACTGAGCAATGAAATAATATTGATAAAAAATAA
- a CDS encoding IS3 family transposase gives MNYQISNNLEKEFVFKNIINFWVKAGKPSTWVLQSDQGFYYTNSDYEKLCNYLGIKISMARRGNSYDNAHTESWFGNMKTEFLYHIKRKKWTAKWIIENLPKYIYFYNNFKSQAKLKGMSPVQYRKSFPQVTFLLSIFLDIFT, from the coding sequence TTGAACTATCAAATCAGTAATAATTTAGAAAAAGAATTTGTTTTTAAAAACATAATTAATTTTTGAGTAAAAGCTGGAAAACCATCAACTTGAGTTCTACAATCCGATCAAGGTTTTTATTATACAAATTCTGATTATGAAAAATTATGCAATTATCTTGGGATTAAGATCTCAATGGCTAGACGTGGAAACTCTTATGATAATGCCCATACAGAATCATGATTTGGTAATATGAAAACAGAATTTTTATATCATATAAAAAGAAAAAAATGAACAGCCAAATGAATTATTGAAAATTTACCTAAATATATCTATTTTTACAACAATTTTAAGTCTCAAGCCAAATTAAAAGGAATGAGTCCTGTTCAATACAGAAAATCATTCCCTCAAGTAACTTTTTTATTGTCTATTTTTCTTGACATATTCACATAG
- a CDS encoding ABC transporter permease has translation MNNTEIKKERVVGKRLGKQLHLQLQKSGPLAIIVVKYYLKNIENVFFTLLFPVILLFLEGFAYKALAAATPGMSEREIIASLVNAMVIMEVLGIGLSFLPPAIIDFKNSVLIKRIGATDLRPGFYILVNVLITFVMVIIAIFWTLLLAGLMFAWVKDSKTGEQFGWSIAFNNHTPLMMVFYLLTFFIATTIGLTFAAIFKTMPGLQASVTILSNLSSFLLGIFIPIILLDQIEVLKILRWLIPFKYSMTPGIELWLTGKITINWEFYVNIFVSLGLIGLFGTLAGVLTKWQQ, from the coding sequence ATGAATAATACTGAAATTAAAAAAGAGAGGGTTGTTGGAAAACGATTAGGCAAACAATTACATTTGCAATTACAAAAATCAGGTCCATTAGCTATAATTGTTGTTAAATATTATTTGAAAAATATTGAGAATGTCTTTTTTACTTTATTATTTCCAGTTATTTTATTATTTTTAGAAGGCTTTGCTTATAAAGCATTAGCAGCAGCAACACCTGGAATGAGTGAAAGAGAAATTATTGCTTCGTTAGTTAATGCAATGGTGATTATGGAAGTATTAGGAATTGGTTTATCCTTTTTACCCCCAGCCATTATTGATTTTAAAAATTCCGTTTTAATTAAGCGAATTGGGGCAACCGATTTAAGACCAGGTTTTTACATTTTAGTTAATGTCTTAATTACCTTTGTGATGGTTATTATTGCCATTTTTTGAACACTATTATTAGCTGGTTTAATGTTTGCATGAGTTAAAGACAGTAAAACCGGTGAACAATTTGGTTGATCAATTGCTTTTAATAATCATACACCGTTAATGATGGTCTTTTATCTGTTAACTTTCTTTATTGCCACAACAATAGGGTTAACTTTTGCTGCCATTTTTAAAACAATGCCTGGTTTACAGGCGTCAGTAACAATTTTAAGTAATCTATCATCATTTTTATTAGGGATCTTTATTCCAATTATCTTGTTAGATCAAATTGAAGTCCTAAAAATTCTTCGGTGATTAATTCCGTTTAAATATTCAATGACCCCAGGGATTGAACTATGATTAACCGGAAAAATTACGATTAACTGAGAATTCTATGTTAATATTTTTGTTTCCTTAGGATTAATTGGTTTATTTGGGACATTAGCGGGGGTGTTAACAAAATGACAACAATAA
- a CDS encoding ABC transporter permease, producing the protein MTTIKQNVNMMTENKKKVKTPNFNVKILPLFKLTFKMVFLGGPGILYVTIMPFCLLLLEGLVYINLPNVSQAETFGKLQQIIGAMALMPAISVGVFVVPFTLIEIKDSVLFKRIGATSVKPYMFIFTVISASVVMTTIGLFWTFLCGGLFYGWSYGWEVAFPQSFGISLLFMLIVLILSSAIGLLLASFFTSRAVLGAFSGLLFTPSLFFTGALIPIDYILAAPELKYLVYISPYWYCAKPFLDIFTTGNIVMTTQNIINLAVSCSLIVVCIGLTTYRWRWSE; encoded by the coding sequence ATGACAACAATAAAACAAAATGTCAATATGATGACAGAAAATAAGAAAAAGGTAAAAACTCCTAACTTTAACGTTAAAATCTTACCACTTTTTAAATTAACTTTTAAAATGGTCTTTTTGGGAGGACCAGGAATATTATATGTAACAATTATGCCATTTTGTTTACTATTACTAGAGGGCTTAGTGTATATTAATTTACCTAATGTCTCACAAGCAGAAACATTTGGGAAATTACAACAAATTATTGGAGCAATGGCTTTAATGCCTGCCATTTCAGTTGGAGTCTTTGTTGTTCCCTTTACTTTAATTGAAATTAAAGATTCCGTTTTATTTAAACGGATTGGGGCCACAAGTGTTAAACCATATATGTTTATCTTTACTGTAATATCAGCTTCAGTTGTAATGACGACAATTGGTCTTTTTTGAACCTTTTTATGTGGGGGATTATTCTATGGTTGAAGTTATGGCTGAGAAGTTGCTTTTCCCCAATCATTTGGAATCTCACTATTATTTATGCTGATAGTTTTGATTTTATCAAGTGCAATTGGATTATTATTAGCTAGTTTCTTTACTAGCCGTGCCGTATTGGGAGCCTTTTCAGGGTTATTATTTACGCCCTCATTGTTCTTCACTGGAGCTTTAATTCCAATTGATTATATCTTAGCAGCCCCAGAGTTGAAATATTTGGTTTATATTTCACCATATTGGTACTGTGCTAAACCATTTTTAGATATTTTTACAACGGGTAATATTGTTATGACAACACAAAATATTATTAATCTTGCCGTTTCATGCAGTTTAATTGTCGTATGTATTGGTTTAACAACTTATCGTTGAAGATGAAGTGAATAA
- a CDS encoding PadR family transcriptional regulator, translating to MDVQLKKGVIELVILKMLNKQDMYGYEINNQINTRLEINKSTVYAILQKLIINNYCEIFIGELSDGPIRKYYRLTEKGRAYLENLEGEWKKFMHKVQDLLKCDY from the coding sequence ATGGATGTTCAGTTAAAAAAGGGTGTTATTGAGCTGGTTATTCTAAAAATGCTTAATAAACAAGATATGTATGGCTATGAAATTAATAACCAAATAAATACCCGTCTTGAAATCAATAAATCAACCGTTTATGCTATTTTGCAAAAGTTAATTATTAATAATTATTGTGAGATTTTTATTGGTGAATTATCCGATGGTCCGATTCGAAAATATTATCGGTTAACCGAAAAGGGTAGAGCCTATTTAGAGAACCTTGAAGGGGAATGAAAAAAATTTATGCATAAAGTTCAAGATTTATTGAAATGTGATTATTAG
- a CDS encoding PP2C family protein-serine/threonine phosphatase has protein sequence MINVRFGFKTNIGAYRSSNQDNFDFATNNYNNHLAIVCDGMGGHQHGEVASKIAVEEMVHYFHNVNFDAMSDEEINQWFRNTILVIQNEMINYAKIHPDTSDMGTTVVAALIANQKVYIINIGDSRLYKLHHHKIYQITTDQNMENSVEYRERQELEFQGQYKKQYNVHTFWKVLTSALGPTKTLKIDTYVIEDIAGTYLLTTDGIHDYVDDTDLVDVLSSSNKLNDKVKILIDRALENLSTDNLTGLIFEID, from the coding sequence ATGATAAATGTACGTTTTGGTTTTAAAACAAATATTGGGGCATATCGCAGTAGTAACCAAGATAATTTTGATTTTGCCACAAACAATTATAATAATCATTTGGCAATTGTCTGTGATGGTATGGGTGGTCACCAACATGGTGAAGTTGCCAGTAAAATAGCTGTTGAAGAAATGGTTCATTATTTTCACAATGTTAATTTTGATGCGATGTCAGATGAAGAAATCAACCAATGATTTCGTAATACAATTCTTGTGATTCAAAATGAGATGATTAATTATGCAAAAATTCATCCTGATACAAGTGATATGGGAACAACGGTTGTTGCTGCCTTAATTGCTAATCAAAAAGTTTATATTATTAATATTGGTGATTCTCGCTTGTATAAATTACATCATCATAAGATTTATCAAATTACAACAGACCAAAATATGGAAAATTCAGTTGAATATCGTGAACGCCAAGAACTAGAATTTCAAGGACAGTATAAAAAACAATATAATGTTCATACTTTTTGGAAAGTTTTAACAAGTGCCTTAGGGCCGACTAAAACATTAAAAATTGATACATACGTTATTGAAGATATTGCGGGAACATATTTATTAACAACAGACGGGATTCATGATTATGTTGATGACACTGATTTAGTTGATGTTTTATCTTCTTCAAATAAATTAAATGATAAAGTTAAAATTTTAATTGATCGTGCTCTAGAAAACTTATCAACTGATAACTTAACGGGGTTAATTTTTGAAATTGATTAA
- a CDS encoding ABC transporter ATP-binding protein — MSEVILDIKNISKKYKNKYALKDINLQINAGERIGLIGANGSGKSTLSEIIAGIRKPTSGEVIKKDDLVIGIQFQDSKYPSGISSLDMIKYYCDTFDIKYSKEEIMALLKTYQLDSFAKKNISGLSGGQQQRLNILLSVIHRPDLVILDEVSTGLDIEVKETIFEFLEANIVKKNRAMLLVSHNMEEIQRFCERIVYLHDGEIKDETTVKKAIAEYGSVFNYTKAKFDYYKKGIKPTPVGGKNNE; from the coding sequence ATGAGCGAAGTGATTTTGGATATTAAAAATATCTCAAAAAAATATAAGAATAAGTATGCTTTAAAAGATATAAATTTACAAATTAATGCCGGGGAAAGAATTGGATTAATTGGAGCCAATGGTAGTGGTAAATCGACTTTAAGTGAAATTATTGCCGGAATTCGTAAACCAACTAGTGGAGAAGTTATTAAAAAAGATGATTTAGTCATCGGAATTCAATTTCAAGACTCAAAATATCCCTCTGGGATTTCTTCATTAGATATGATCAAATATTATTGTGATACTTTTGATATTAAATATTCTAAAGAAGAAATCATGGCGTTATTAAAAACATATCAATTAGATTCATTTGCGAAAAAAAATATTTCAGGATTATCAGGGGGCCAGCAACAAAGATTAAATATTTTATTATCAGTTATTCACCGTCCTGATTTGGTAATTTTAGATGAAGTTTCAACAGGGTTAGATATTGAAGTAAAAGAAACTATTTTTGAATTTTTAGAAGCAAATATTGTTAAAAAAAATCGAGCAATGTTACTTGTTTCACATAATATGGAAGAAATTCAACGTTTTTGTGAACGAATAGTTTATCTTCATGATGGTGAAATCAAGGATGAAACAACTGTCAAAAAAGCTATTGCGGAATATGGTAGTGTTTTTAATTATACAAAAGCAAAATTTGATTACTATAAAAAAGGAATCAAACCAACTCCAGTAGGAGGAAAAAATAATGAATAA